The nucleotide window aacactcccccttgaatACCCACATAAGTCTTCAATTAActtgttaaaatcttgatctgttttggatgctccccttgatgagtatctccccctgatctTAAAACATTTAGGCTAATCgttgatcattctgcttcagTTTCTTAGCAAAAAGAGTTGTCGAAAGAGGTgatttacttgttgttaactttccacaggcttgttcttgaactaaGCTGGAGGGCTTTCTGCTAGACTTGCTTCAAAAgtctgaatttactccttttatctggagcggAATTTGATTTAAGGGtagtggacacttgatcttgaatcggacttgtgatttcttcaaggactttCGAGGCTTGATGTTGAATGAAGTTGTATCGTGAAGAGCTTCACGTGGCAAATGATCTTCGACTTTGTTggggatgaattagcacatgtttgttgcacttgtctccacatgtttcaatgtatcattttcactttccttacttgctcccttgcttaagtagtattttccctgtttttcccccatgcatgtgtggcatcttctcctgcagtatttgccctctgatgtaggagtggaatgcaacccttgcatttggatggttcatcatttcttggtgactggagacccagctccaacagtagttgaagatgactactcgagagctaggtaagcaatcaggaaaggtttcaggcagtcagttccttattgggagtttgagtggaggttccgacatattgttttctttatccttgtctttgcaggtaagaacaaggataaaggaaaggacatggagattgcatgatatgagatactcttgctctcgtcCTTGaagatatgagataatcttgctctggtgtgacttaTGTGAAAAGGTATTCtcagagatgaggaagagttggACATTattgcaggtctgccttgttatggagaacagaggtcgacatatatagagatttcccaatagcaagtggtggtgctgtgcttttactcttgtcagcaattgtggtgtaaatagaacagtaagatttacgcattttcaactttgtcagagatctttgacaaagttgcacgcgatattcgaaaaagctgagattgtgtctgaaaaatgccaacgaactttattcaggaaaatctggcttttgaaattcggagagctgTGTCGCTTCGATCTTTGAACAAATGGCTCTGTTGGATCTTCTTTTATAGAaacatcaattgtgttcaagagtatgctcagatAGTTGCTGCTTGAGAAATTTCCCCCTTCTTGCAtttctgaaattttatttgacctcatttttccttcatcatttttgaaaatgacttgcccatctaacatttgcttagatttgagtcttaggagtgatgcagacgagcagcgtcaggataacatatggcgcttcttatcttctaatggtcctcttacggtttgggactctgtgatgaaaaaTAACATAATCGCTattgtggtagctaggaatcttctcactccaaaggATAATAGAATCCTTTCAAAACGGTCTGACGAGTTggccgttcaagactccttggctctTAGTATTCAGTGTGCAGGCTTTGtatccaatatgggccaacgcctacttgctcaaactcgccaagttgaatcattgatagctgaggtggcaagtcttaaacaaaagatcagagggctcaagcacgagaatagagtgttgcacgtgcttgcaaataattactcgacgagcatgaaaagaaagcttgaccagctgcaggaatccgaaagtcaaattcaaagtgatcaccagaggttcaTTGCTAGATTTCGAAAGCAATTGATGCCTTCCCATTCTAGTGTTTTgctaagtactggggtgccacatgatcaatctccagtgcctctcccttctggggtacttccgagtactgaggTTTCACATGAGCAACCCTTGTAAAGGCTTCATCCTGTTAGTTTGTTTTAACTTATGTGTATGTACATATCTATAATTTCTCGGAGATATTTATAGATaaactttatttcattcaatgtattgtgctaAATATAATAAAgtatatacttcactaagatgtggtacttctggaccaaatattaatttatctttaccctcacgaagataaatgattattcttagtgtctaaatcatttgagtattcaactcataatcttcaatccatatggttctttaacatcatggataagattcgtgttggtagattgttcgatctgcagctcgagacaatatttcgctcaacactttataatttttcttgactcttcaggagtctcaatttaatatcatcaactcttcaggagttctaaCTCATTGActtttgcaagagattttagtatgttgcaacaatatcataatgatagtactcactaaggcaatttataccatccattggtattgagtacataatttatgCTTTACCCTTTGGGGGCTTACTTCAAGGATCCTCcagggattttctacacttcatgacacattttcctttggaatttatacagagcaatttgctcccatgtatacttaagggatttacttatggagatatgatgtgggcgACTCATAACCCTttatatataattctccattcatatgaactcgtttacaagagtataattagtaaccttgtgtcatatcatgtaagtgtatttcattgtattacaaatgcctATATGTAACCTcattggttcaacatcttttgacTATTTGTATTATATTCAAGTATATAGGCCCATTTTTCCactttcttacaaaattgtaatggaattgcctttctccattttggccaataaaTTTTGGTGACGACAAAGAACGggactcaatatcaacacagctaattgatgaatttagtagctacttataaaaaccaaaattatcattggttatcatcaatctgtgatcccatattctcatgtgcatgcgcatgcataaaaacttttcatttcttttggatatccattgcctgtTCAAGAGCATTAtactatctcttccaggataattataatttaaagaatgcggatcataacctcttcttgagcgttatagagcttggattttaatctccactttgAGTCATTTAGAACCTATACGTCaatcatgcttcatgcatgagacatcaatatTCCCATGTCTGCGGATTGTCCTTTCTGTGACGTGTATCCATGTGgtgactgtcatgcttctggcatgcaatagttatgcttcgggaatgcaatagttcagtagtgccatattcttcttctttcaaataactaaaccttttgagtctaaaagtctaccacgcttcaggcgtgcaacagataaatcatttattgtcccattattttgtccaacaaggacatcaattcttgtaggcacatttgcagcaagtatatataatttcatcactttcgttgcatcattcaattattcatatttcattttctcattgtttgcttcgtgaatcaaaataagacaaattctcttcgttcttctggaacagtattttcttatcattcttctggaatgatattttctcatcgttcttctaGAATGATGTTATTTTCTCCCTCTAATGGCAGAAAATTTGTCAGATCAAAATGATAGTCTGCAAACCACgcggtaaacatatccccagtcaaggatttcaaatattgaatgatagatggtgttcaacatcaatgtcTAATCCGTGATGATGCCTCATTTCAGTACGTTATGGCAGTCTTACAAGCACATagacaacacaaccaaaaactcgtaaaagTATAATGCTTGGCTGgttcccaaacacgagttgtactgagaagtgttgatggttggtaacatgtctcaaccgaattaataatgcatcatgtaaaatctacatgtccccatgtagaaaactggcaatttcgttttcatgagcagagcgttGGTAATCAATTTCACCCACTTAAtgaatgcttctgctaaaccattttgagtatggacatgagaaacttctggtccttatttaatagtctgtgaactgagactcttatgtcctttattacaattaagttgaggcactgcggcacttcaaacttacggtactcatctaggaacttcatgtcctgatcttcaggatcaaggGACATCATACCTGATCCTTTTGCGTGATGAAACTTCAGGTCTAATCATTTTTATATGATGAAGATCAAGAAACTGTAGGTTCTGATCTGATTAAGAAAGTTCAGGTTCTGTATAGATTCGtcgtaacaaaagataagtacaataaataaattaaagcaataggcggtaattccagtcataatgaataaattgtatttaagtaaataaagcttgtgacaagggctttaattcagcaccatcaaaacttaaagcaataggcggtaaaaccgtccatggtaaataaattgttttaaagtaaataaagcttgtgacaagggctttgattcaacaccattcacataaatatcaaagctttaaagcaaaaggtaataattctacccactgtaaataaattgctttaaataaatagaacttgtgacatgggATTTAAACaaacaccatgcacataaatatcaaaactttgaagcaaagggtaataattctacccactgtaaataaattgctttaaataaatataatttgtgacatggaatttaaacaaacaccatgcacataaatatcaaaactttgaagcaaagggtaataattctacccactataaataaattgctttaaataaatagaacttgtgacatgagatttaaaccaacaccatgcacacaaatatcaaagctttgaagcaaagggtaataattctacccactgtaaataaattgctttaaataaatagaacttgtgacataGGTTTCAAACCAATACCAAgcacataaatatgccaaaacagaaaatgcaatgattaagtcatcatcttttgctttttctttttcttggtctgccacttcttttgtttgattccttttatttttatttttatttcacagttctgaagtcattttggttactcaggaaataatagtaacaataggtttcaattggtgttcctcctcCGGTGAGTTTTGAAAAAGTCAAAacggttcccataagttttggagtcaagagtgtCTGCAACTTATGAGACGATCAAACCGTTAGATTTAGGTCAAATTTTATTATGATAAGGATAAGAGGATACtgaacaactttcgtgaagaaacaatttcgatCTGATCTACCAAAATGGAGTTTTTGTACTCATAAGGTGGCTGTCTAGTTTTATGCGGAAATTGGAAACTGGTTTGGCATTTCAGACATCTGCGACAATCGCACCGTTAAAGTTTTCTGAAATTCTGATATGTTGTAGATATTGTGCGGACGAACAACTTTtaagaagaaagtatttcaatccgAGGTCCACAAGTTAGAGTTTCAAGGCTGTTTACATGGCTGTCCAATTCTCTACGAATTTTGAGTCTgtactcttttgcttctgcaaatGATGATATACAATcctacaacaatatatatagttgctttaagaaaatcaattgtactgagatttgaagatgaaatgaaaagattttcttatctgtgagattccagTTGAAGGAGGTGAACAAGATTtgtggcgttgtgctttccactgacatgagagcttctcgtgctgataacgtgttgtaaaattgaCAGTgagtgcagtggaataaatgaaacaaaacacaaaatttacgaggttcctctacagtcagtgtgactggagtacgtcctcggggcagcagtggtgctttcattataatctgaaataataagagtacaaagataactctctctattatctcctctcctcatcctctcttttctctctttatcttccttcctttcttttctttctttcttttccttcctttctctctcgTGAACCTCTCTCTACTTATCTCCTTGTAATGCTCTATTTGTAGAGCAAATATTATGAAAGCAAACAAAAAGTTCACTATTTAACTTATGAACATTTACTATATACATGTGGATAAACATACTCATTGTTTTACAACAAGAGTGTATATCCTGGTTACATCCCAAATTTTTTTCCGTCATAAGTCGCAAACTATACCATACTATACAAATGAGTGGACATATCATAATTACACTCcggattttattaaaaaaaaaacttatataaaACGTATTCATCGTCAGGTACGTTCATCTTAGACGAGTGGCTTTCCATCCATGGACGGATGGACCAGAGGCCGTATAGGCGATAGCTTTACTAGAAGTGTCTAGGCGAATGAAAGCAGGGAGACCCACCCAGAGCTCTCAAAAGTCTTGTCGGCTACAagagaaacaaacaaaaggatTATTCCTAATGTGTGGAGGATGAGAGCATATAATCTGAACCGTCCATATCCAAAGACACGTGTCTGATCTGTTTGAACCCGGACAGTAACACACGTCTTATTGGGGAGAGGCAGGTGTAGATTTGACTGCAAGACGCAGACATGCAACTGGTTTCGCTATTTATATATGTACAATTACGCAGCTAATCCGTTTTTTCAATGCACAAAAACGTGCACACAGTTTTGGTGATCTGCCATCTGATGTAATCAAAACATAGATGCATTGTATTTTGTTCTCCGAACTCCTCCACCAGGGAAATGGAAAGGGATCATTTTCCGATCCCTTCTTCCTAATTCACTAAATTAAGGGATTCGTATTgttaaaatttaatccaacgtttgaagttattataacttttaaaataagTCATTATTTAtagtcgtttgatcaaatttcaacgaaaCAGATTCTCTGATttgatggattaggaggaaATGATCTGAAGATGATCCATTTCCCAGGAAATAACTTACATATGCTTCTGGAGACGCTATTGTCTTTTCAAAATGACATTATGCTATCATGTGTTTGAATTCTACGTAGTACTGTGTTATTGGTTTGGAACATTTCTTCTTAAAGAGTGCATAAATTGTTACTCATATGCTATCGTTCACAtgttattcttaattttttatcgttggataaaataaaatgaagagATTAatagtaaaaaattatcaaaaatgTGTGAATAACCTTTCATAATAAATACGGGCACTTTGACTCTGTTGGATGTGGAGAAACACGTCACATTTGGCTCAATAATGGCCTTAGTGGAGGTAAATCGAGTACTAGCTAGTGATTTGATTTGAGTAGGATTAAGTGTGAAGTGTCTTCGGTGCTAATATCTGATTACGAAAAAGGAAGGTTTATGCAAAATCTTATGACACAAATTAAACACAAGTTTGTTAGTCTTGCATCTGTTCGTACATCGTATGAGTTTGGACGCCAGACAAACTACATCAAACACTTGATCTTAGTTATAAAGTGTACTTGCTAGTGAGTTTATATGTTCAGTAATGTTAGGGagttagggtgcgtttgttgcgccggactgtttcggactggactagctgccgggactaagctggactggcttagactggactaagctggactaacttagtgaagcgtttggtgcagtctcggactaagaagcaggataagaaaaacagtactgttcaccatatttgtgtttgcttagactagaACTACAAATTGttgccattgtgtaatagagtaatgctacaaatctcatgatatgggttaattggagcatatttttgccatgtatattatgaatcttaaaaaaaattgacaattgttttgtttctattacctgctaatagaattgggtttaatttgcaaatgtagcttgatttaaactctatcacccaacagaagaaaaataatagtggccaatacatgcaacttcaacaaatacaagtacataagatctccataatttagaaaatcctagttaacattagttaacattagccaaaatagatctccataatttacaaaatggctagttaacataagccaaaatactagtgcaaagctaagttataagtcataacataagattgtatgattaataaaatacatccatgttaacgttaataaaatacatccatgttaacattagccaaaatcctcatccgcttgcgttgtcgcttaaaagcctttggacgaacactttcttgagttccggtttgattgccctgaacactcccacattttttggtttatccaaaataagagacaatgcatcaatttgatccataggagagagacccattgcttcaagttcattagctatgtcagtatgatctgcagtaccttgaactaaagcttcagttaccatttgcatcctcttcccactttcaacataaaaatctttcagtccactgataagtgcctcggttccatcacttgaacttcccacagctcttttcctctttctttggctattttcagatggggtgctttgttggctttgttggttaattgaagaaacaaaattttcacctccaatatcactttcaccaacatgatcatgactttgttcctccaccatttgagcaggggtttcggctacattacccgtagcccgatcttttccaaatatatatgcaaatctatcaaacagtggaaaatgtttgcttctccatccatcggcttctttatttctctaagattatatcaacatagcaaaactaaaatttagcatgcgtaacaaatatagcagcaagaatataactaatgcataaataaaataggatatgaacctacacataagtttgccatgcgtcatcactgtcaacttcaacgcactttttgacatcattccatgcaaatccacttgtgtttatcatgtcaacgaccatactatatgtttttttccatttcttcaacttggactcaatatgtgaatttgcctttatatttgaatgaggacataaaacattgacagcttttgctatttcaaccaaagtaccttgtttgaaagcaccggtgtcacaccgttgcttccgagcaacaaaatcctcaagaactcctagtaatacttcttcctcaaatgcttcccatttacgccttcttccttttggctcttgagtagcattcaaaatattatcgttatccatacctaaacaaaaaatattttaatgaaggaaaatatcatacaaataatcaatttgcataatatccaatcaacttgcataatatccaattaatttgcataccatccaatcattgtgctaatatctaacaaatgcatgataaaaaggaatactaaaataaaatgttatcattaaaatatatagctagttcggttgctggttcctaattgctctccactcaTTATACATTTCCTGAGCCATATCATTCCTCATTGCAGTCCACTGGTCCGATGTTTGAAcactaccaacatattcaccttcttctgtattttgtccatcttctattattggcaaattctccattggatctactgacatctcttgcctaataagattgtgtagtaggcaacaagcggtaattattcgaccttgtgtccttatcggatagaaagatggactccttagtatcgaccaccttccttttagcaagccaaaacagcgttcaattacattccttgccttagaatgcttcatgttaaaatattcttccttattagaaggtgttcgtccctcccattcagataaatgataaggtattcctctatagggtgcaaggaatccttcaccatttgtataaccaccatctacaaggtaataacaacctaatgaaaaaaaaaacaaaccttattagtgttttgtagttgacaaacagaactaaacctaacttacaaagttgagactaagtaatagtcttacccgctggtaccttaaaaccattaggcCTACTAATCGCATCATGTAGCACTCTAGAGTCTGATGCGGAACCCTCCCACCccggaaacacatatatgaactgcatatctcctgaacacacacctaacacattagttgcgactcgaccctttcttgttcggtatcttggtttgtcaatttcaggtacatgcacatcaatgtgtgttccatccaatgctcccaagcaattcttaaaaaccaaaaataataaactttttgttaatttatacaaagggaatgaagagttaaagcttagggaaaatgaaaaaaatttctcatcataccttaaaacatcgccacctagcatctgtagaatcaataggcacaggctgggggacttttagtagggtaccttgtaatcgcaaaattccttgcaatacgctattgaaatacctacttatagtctctcccgacctataaaatctaccgccaacactacgattcttagtatgatgtgctaatatttgtaaagtcatacacacatgttcctctacagacaccaaaccatcagtttttaccctcccatcttgacgaagtaagtcgcataatatgccaaaagtcattctatccattctcaattcgttaacacattcagtatcagtattccctattataccattcagataacacaaactaatctctcgtcgaataagtgaacggttagtcaatgtgggtcgttcaacatgtctctgtttgccacatagcatcatcaccacaagaatcgtacaaatacaaattgtctccaaataagacatctctaacaataagatcaataaaagcttcctttgatccatatctatccaaacaaaaaaaaaacaataaacaaattaactaaatcattaacccgaggcaacaaatatacatatggcgttgaaaaaaaaaagttatcattaacccgaggcaacaaatatacaggtggcgttgaaaaaaaaaaaatttcattaacccgaggcaacaaatatacaggtggcgttgaaaaaaaaaaacttttcattaacccgaggcaacaaatatacaggtggcgttgaaaaaaaaaacttttcattaacccgaggcaacaaatatacaggtggcgttgaaaaaaaaaatttcattaacccgaggcaacaaatatacaggtggcgttgaaaaaaaaaaagttttcattaacccgaggcaacaaatatacaggtggcgttgaaaaaaaaaacttttcattaacccgaggcaacaaatatacaggtggcgttgaaaaaaaaaaaagttttcattaacccgaggcaacaaatatacaggtggcgttgaaaaaaaaacacttttcattaacccgaggcaacaaatatacaggtggcgttgaaaaaaaaaaagttttcattaacccgaggcatcatattcaaaatgttctactcttatacatctataaacatgtgtctaagaacactagtatgaggattgctatcattgctaggcattgcatgtgaaaagggaaattaaaggacacctgtaatgcagtagccttagccttagccttccgtttatgctcctcttctctgcaaccaacaaccacaacaaattgcaattcagcatcaaccccacacaatacaaaacattcacattgtatacacattgcatacatacacactgcaaacacagtacatacatacacacactacatacactgcatacactacacacacactacatacactacacacacacactgcatacatacacactgcaaacacagtacatacatacacacactcacatacactacacacacacactacatacactacacacacaccctgcaagtacacacacaatgcatacatacatacacacactgcatacatcctgcatacaccctgcatacatacacactgcatacatagtacacaaacacacatacTGTATACACCTTGcacacacagtacacaaacacacacactacatacactacacacacacactgcatacactacacacacaccctgcaagtacacacacagtgcatacatacatacacaccctgcatacaccctgcatacatacacactgcatacacagtacacaaacacacacactgcatacacactcattcacacacacactgcacacacacacactgcttacacactgcacacacacacactgcacacacactcacactcacactcacactcactcacactcactacatacactacacacacacactgcatacatacacactgcaaacacagtacactacacacactacatacacttcATACactacaccctgcatacatacactacacacacactgcatacatacacactgcaacacacagtacactacacacacacacactacatacactacacacacacactgcatacactacacacacaccctgcaagtacacacacactgcatacacactgcaaacacagtacatacatacacacactacatacactgcatacactacacacacactacatacactacacacacacactgcaaacacagtacatacatacacacactacatacactacacacacacacacacacacactacatacactacacacacacactgcatacactacacacacaccctgcaataCACACAcagtgcatacatacatacacacactgcatacaccctgcatacatacacactgcatacacagtacacaaacacacactgtATACACCTTGCACACACAGTACACAAATGACACCGTAATCTTATATTATTACATACGAATCGAATAAATTCAAGATACAAGATCTTTGGACCAATTTTATGAATCAATATTCT belongs to Malus sylvestris chromosome 17, drMalSylv7.2, whole genome shotgun sequence and includes:
- the LOC126610131 gene encoding protein ANTAGONIST OF LIKE HETEROCHROMATIN PROTEIN 1-like, producing the protein MDRMTFGILCDLLRQDGRVKTDGLVSVEEHVCMTLQILAHHTKNRSVGGRFYRSGETISRYFNSVLQGILRLQGTLLKVPQPVPIDSTDARWRCFKNCLGALDGTHIDVHVPEIDKPRYRTRKGRVATNVLGVCSGDMQFIYVFPGWEGSASDSRVLHDAISRPNGFKVPAGCYYLVDGGYTNGEGFLAPYRGIPYHLSEWEGRTPSNKEEYFNMKHSKARNVIERCFGLLKGRWSILRSPSFYPIRTQGRIITACCLLHNLIRQEMSVDPMENLPIIEDGQNTEEGEYVGSVQTSDQWTAMRNDMAQEMYNEWRAIRNQQPN